In one window of Temnothorax longispinosus isolate EJ_2023e chromosome 11, Tlon_JGU_v1, whole genome shotgun sequence DNA:
- the LOC139821726 gene encoding uncharacterized protein, with protein sequence MVREERAIAEAVERIVEDKVRKILKERKEDDRKKDERIKELEEKLRRLERKVERLEQGGGKRKREDSVESEAGKKKWWAGEGERNEDELRKRNVIIRVEKEKWGGKESNWEKVKELFTEGLRVKVMVREVIVVGQRGVWLTILMKLGDKEEKWRVLEARRRAGNSVGVKIQEDKSVERRDKEREERVERAEERREVHRSTGRSEEEEIASRIWRRNSS encoded by the coding sequence ATGGTGCGCGAGGAGAGAGCAATAGCAGAGGCAGTCGAAAGGATTGTAGAGGACAAAGTAAGAAAGATTTTGAAGGAGAGGAAGGAGGACGATAGAAAAAAGGACGAGAGGATAAAGGAGCTAGAGGAGAAATTAAGGAGATTGGAGAGAAAGGTAGAAAGATTGGAGCAAGGTGGAGGcaaaaggaagagggaggaTAGCGTGGAGAGTGAGGCGGGAAAGAAAAAATGGTGGGCAGGGGAGGGCGAAAGGAACGAGGACGAATTAAGAAAGAGGAACGTGATTATAAGGGTCGAGAAGGAGAAATGGGGAGGTAAGGAGTCAAATTGGGAGAAAGTGAAGGAGCTCTTCACGGAAGGGCTGAGGGTGAAGGTGATGGTAAGGGAGGTGATAGTTGTGGGGCAAAGAGGAGTTTGGCTGACTATATTGATGAAACTGGGAGATAAAGAGGAGAAGTGGCGGGTGTTGGAGGCGAGGAGAAGGGCAGGGAACAGTGTAGGGGTAAAGATACAAGAAGATAAGTCGGTGGAAaggagagataaagagagagaggagagagtagAGAGAgcggaagagagaagagaggtgCACAGGAGTACAGGGAGATCGGAGGAAGAGGAAATAGCAAGTAGGATATGGAGGAGAAACTCCTCATGA
- the LOC139821488 gene encoding sesquipedalian-1, which produces MKINEKNMVAFATSATPVDREGWLNKRGEINRGYQRRWFVLKGNILFYFDRRGDKEPVGMIVLEGCTIELAEDEEQFGFKIVFHGPNNRSYVLAAESQESMEQWMKALACASYDYMKLMVTELQRQLDAVEEETASTPIQQSPKAPPRQRHNPFNKPDSHHRSQSVRSAPGRTENVPRTRITFRELHTAYGRRILADLNAWRHARKSAEAPLITL; this is translated from the exons ATGAAAatcaatgagaaaaatatggTTGCGTTCGCGACCTCTGCGACGCCGGTAGATCGCGAAGGTTGGTTGAATAAACGCGGAGAGATCAATCGCGGATATCAGAGGCGATGGTTCGTACTCAaaggaaatatattattctatttcgaTCGTCGCGGTGATAAAGAGCCGGTGGGCATGATCGTGCTTGAGGGCTGTACGATCGAACTGGCGGAGGACGAGGAGCAGTTTGGCTTCAAGATAGTTTTTCACGGGCCGAACAACAGAAGTTATGTTTTAGCGGCAGAGTCTCAG GAATCTATGGAACAATGGATGAAGGCATTGGCGTGTGCCAGTTACGATTATATGAAACTTATGGTAACAGAACTGCAACGTCAGTTGGATGCTGTGGAAGAGGAAACAGCATCCACTCCAATTCAACAATCTCCTAAGGCTCCGCCGAGACAGCGGCATAATCCCTTCAATAAGCCAGACTCCCATCATCGTTCTCAGAGCGTCAGGTCGGCGCCTGGTAGGACGGAAAACGTACCTCGGACTAGAATAACATTTCGTGAGCTCCATACAGCATATGGTAGGCGAATCTTGGCGGATCTAAATGCGTGGAGACACGCAAGGAAAAGTGCAGAGGCACCTTTAATAACTCTATAA